The following are encoded in a window of Halorarum salinum genomic DNA:
- the cofH gene encoding 7,8-didemethyl-8-hydroxy-5-deazariboflavin synthase subunit CofH has protein sequence MTRPSAADLDPDDLGFDHVPETDQSFENALAKARDGVRLTVDDAVELLTTGTDADGIGRERKELVLEAADRRRAETVGDGVTFVANLNNNVTTACNTGCLFCNFKDTAHQFEARHEGEHGGFTKTPAESREAVEAGLDRGIYEVTSVSGLHPAFALDDEHHEMLAGFDEPAREVNYKPPERYVVDPGTYVEQMEAMSVGGVHLHSMTPEEAYHARRGTDWSYEEVYAELREAGLDSAPGTAAEILVDEVRDVICPGKIDTAGWLEAMEGAVDAGLDVTSTMMYGHVENEMHRAIHLERLRDLQDRTGGITEFVPLSFVHERTPLFEHGVVSGGASDDEDELLIAVARLFLDNVENVQTSWVKYGDGKALKTLSCGANDFMGTILSEEITKRAGGQFGEFRSFDDYVEMVTSIGRTPVERSTDYRTTREIDPDEGGPFGPTLGPRADGTPLLTPEEREERAAGDSSAVADD, from the coding sequence CCGTCGGCCGCCGACCTCGACCCCGACGACCTCGGGTTCGACCACGTCCCCGAGACCGACCAGTCGTTCGAGAACGCGCTGGCGAAGGCGCGCGACGGCGTACGCCTGACGGTCGACGACGCCGTGGAACTGCTGACGACGGGCACCGACGCCGACGGGATCGGCCGGGAGCGAAAGGAACTGGTGCTGGAGGCGGCCGACCGCCGGCGCGCCGAGACGGTCGGCGACGGGGTGACGTTCGTCGCGAACCTGAACAACAACGTCACCACCGCGTGCAACACCGGCTGTCTGTTCTGCAACTTCAAGGACACCGCCCACCAGTTCGAGGCCAGGCACGAGGGCGAGCACGGCGGGTTCACCAAGACGCCCGCGGAATCGAGGGAGGCCGTCGAGGCGGGCCTCGACCGCGGCATCTACGAGGTCACCTCCGTCTCGGGGCTCCACCCCGCGTTCGCGCTGGACGACGAGCACCACGAGATGCTCGCCGGGTTCGACGAACCCGCACGCGAGGTGAACTACAAGCCGCCCGAGCGGTACGTCGTCGACCCCGGCACCTACGTCGAGCAGATGGAGGCCATGTCGGTCGGGGGCGTCCATCTCCACTCGATGACCCCCGAGGAGGCGTACCACGCCCGGCGGGGGACCGACTGGAGCTACGAGGAGGTGTACGCCGAACTCCGGGAGGCGGGCCTCGACTCGGCGCCCGGCACCGCCGCGGAGATCCTCGTCGACGAGGTCCGGGACGTCATCTGTCCCGGGAAGATCGACACGGCGGGCTGGCTGGAGGCGATGGAGGGCGCCGTCGACGCCGGCCTCGACGTGACCTCGACGATGATGTACGGCCACGTCGAGAACGAGATGCACCGCGCGATCCACCTCGAACGGCTCCGGGACCTCCAGGACCGGACCGGCGGCATCACCGAGTTCGTCCCGCTGTCGTTCGTCCACGAGCGCACCCCGCTGTTCGAGCACGGCGTCGTCTCGGGCGGCGCGAGCGACGACGAGGACGAACTGCTCATCGCGGTCGCGCGCCTGTTCCTCGACAACGTCGAGAACGTCCAGACGTCGTGGGTGAAGTACGGCGACGGGAAGGCGCTGAAGACGCTCTCGTGTGGCGCGAACGACTTCATGGGCACCATCCTCTCGGAGGAGATCACCAAGCGCGCCGGCGGGCAGTTCGGCGAATTCCGGAGCTTCGACGACTACGTGGAGATGGTGACCTCGATCGGCCGGACCCCCGTCGAGCGCTCGACCGACTACCGGACGACCCGCGAGATAGACCCGGACGAGGGCGGCCCCTTCGGCCCGACGCTCGGCCCACGGGCCGACGGGACGCCGCTTCTCACCCCGGAGGAGCGCGAGGAGCGGGCCGCGGGCGACTCCAGCGCGGTCGCCGACGACTGA
- a CDS encoding cytochrome b/b6 domain-containing protein codes for MTQLDHGKFTRMTTTFHTLLALDVFVLFFSGYSMMFNDELWWLVGLMGGATGVVAVHRVAGAGLLVLVLFWMLMMVTTDTGRGNFREILPGRADVDAMVQDVKFLLGRAEERHPNARQFAGGTADDIPLLTYIGKGVVFIFAIELALLSISGVLIWSKSGIIELMATRTAAMAFVTFHGLLGVIMLMGVMFHIFEHGFHPAFYPVEVKAFIPRSMIPEYHADGGEEGERAEEARTGIERLELSPSWNAASTIVGALTVIGIVSVLLGSVFDEGYPVPREIVIGGGPTNLLLTVGINAGIFVLFLGLILQMYGNLLRVRWERQLESEERPPAATDGGELRE; via the coding sequence GTGACGCAGCTCGACCACGGGAAATTCACCCGCATGACGACGACGTTCCACACGCTGCTGGCGCTGGACGTCTTCGTCCTGTTCTTCTCCGGCTACAGCATGATGTTCAACGACGAGCTGTGGTGGCTCGTCGGGCTGATGGGCGGGGCGACCGGCGTGGTCGCGGTCCACCGCGTCGCCGGGGCGGGGCTGCTCGTGCTCGTCCTCTTCTGGATGCTCATGATGGTGACGACCGACACGGGCCGGGGGAACTTCCGGGAGATCCTCCCGGGCAGGGCCGACGTCGACGCGATGGTCCAGGACGTGAAGTTCCTGCTCGGGCGCGCCGAGGAGCGCCATCCGAACGCCCGCCAGTTCGCCGGCGGCACCGCCGACGACATCCCGCTTCTCACCTACATCGGGAAGGGCGTCGTGTTCATCTTCGCGATCGAACTGGCGCTGCTGTCGATCTCGGGGGTGCTCATCTGGAGCAAGTCCGGGATCATCGAGCTGATGGCGACCCGGACGGCGGCGATGGCGTTCGTCACGTTCCACGGCCTGCTCGGGGTCATCATGCTGATGGGCGTGATGTTCCACATCTTCGAGCACGGCTTCCACCCCGCGTTCTACCCCGTCGAGGTGAAGGCGTTCATCCCGCGCTCGATGATCCCCGAGTACCACGCCGACGGGGGTGAGGAGGGCGAGCGAGCGGAGGAGGCCCGCACCGGCATCGAGCGGCTCGAACTCTCCCCGTCGTGGAACGCGGCCTCGACGATCGTCGGGGCGCTCACCGTCATCGGCATCGTCTCCGTGTTGCTGGGGAGCGTCTTCGACGAGGGCTACCCGGTGCCGCGCGAGATCGTGATCGGCGGCGGCCCGACGAACCTGCTGCTCACGGTCGGCATCAACGCGGGCATCTTCGTGCTGTTCCTCGGGCTGATCCTGCAGATGTACGGGAACCTGCTCCGCGTGCGCTGGGAGCGCCAGCTTGAGTCGGAGGAGCGTCCCCCGGCGGCGACCGACGGGGGCGAACTGCGGGAGTGA
- a CDS encoding 4Fe-4S dicluster domain-containing protein, whose protein sequence is MGQGVMTVGEDARIFPDVEACIDCGGCVVACKRTWDVPRDEQRISISTMLEGQEAAAGLNANATEALRQGQSPGETSIPMQCYHCENAPCVSVCPVDSLVKKEDGFVEVRDDLCVGCQYCLSACPFGAPQFPAEDEGAASLVGAGGVMDKCTMCEERQEVGKGPACAEECATDAILVGTPDDIATELDRRGSGTFFNDGAMEIIFGEDAEVFES, encoded by the coding sequence ATGGGACAGGGCGTCATGACCGTCGGCGAGGACGCTCGCATCTTCCCCGACGTGGAGGCGTGTATCGACTGCGGGGGCTGTGTGGTCGCCTGCAAGCGGACGTGGGACGTCCCCCGTGACGAACAGCGGATCAGCATCTCGACGATGCTGGAGGGCCAGGAGGCGGCGGCCGGCCTGAACGCCAACGCCACGGAGGCGCTCCGGCAGGGGCAGTCGCCCGGCGAGACGTCCATCCCGATGCAGTGTTACCACTGCGAGAACGCGCCGTGCGTCTCGGTGTGCCCGGTCGACTCGCTCGTGAAGAAGGAGGACGGCTTCGTCGAGGTCCGCGACGACCTCTGTGTCGGCTGCCAGTACTGCCTGTCGGCCTGTCCGTTCGGCGCGCCGCAGTTCCCCGCCGAGGACGAGGGCGCGGCGTCGCTGGTCGGCGCCGGCGGCGTCATGGACAAATGCACGATGTGCGAGGAGCGCCAGGAGGTCGGCAAGGGACCCGCCTGCGCCGAGGAGTGCGCGACCGACGCCATCCTCGTCGGGACCCCCGACGACATCGCCACCGAGCTCGACAGGCGCGGCAGCGGCACCTTCTTCAACGACGGGGCGATGGAGATCATCTTCGGCGAGGACGCCGAGGTGTTCGAGTCGTGA